TTTACCATTAGGAGAGGCAGTTCAAAAAGCTGCAATATCAGCCGCATTTGAAGATCCTAGGTTCCCACCAATCGCAAGGGATGAATTGAATAGAGTTGTCTTTGAGATATCAGTCCTAACCAAACCAAAATTGATAGAGGTAAAAGATCCAAAAGATTATTTGAAAGAAGTGAGGATAGGTGAGGATGGTATTATAATTGAAAGAGGATTTTATTCAGGTTTGTTGCTCCCCCAAGTTGCAATAGAACACAAGTTATCAGTAAAAGAATTTCTAGATCATACATGCATGAAAGCCGGGATGAATCCCAGATGTTGGTTAGATAAAGATGTAAAGGTTTACAAGTTTCAAGCTCAGATTTTCAAGGAATCTAAAAATTAATTTATTTGC
The nucleotide sequence above comes from Candidatus Aenigmatarchaeota archaeon. Encoded proteins:
- a CDS encoding TIGR00296 family protein, which produces MNNKDGKELLDLARRSVEKYLQKKWKLEETRFKEKMGVFVSIHTINGELRGCIGYPYPVLPLGEAVQKAAISAAFEDPRFPPIARDELNRVVFEISVLTKPKLIEVKDPKDYLKEVRIGEDGIIIERGFYSGLLLPQVAIEHKLSVKEFLDHTCMKAGMNPRCWLDKDVKVYKFQAQIFKESKN